A window of Chitinispirillum alkaliphilum contains these coding sequences:
- a CDS encoding thioredoxin family protein: MDAWLESEREHAVIVAFFATWCAPCWLELPFLQSVTDSLYDEGLRIVYISVDNSYGDEQREMVETLKLTGPVIHDRLGIVARRYEFTRALPYTVYINRLGQVSYISQGYTPEMNAALLEKIDHILNP, translated from the coding sequence ATGGATGCCTGGCTTGAGTCTGAGAGAGAACATGCAGTGATCGTGGCATTTTTTGCCACCTGGTGTGCACCGTGTTGGCTGGAGCTTCCTTTTCTCCAGTCTGTAACAGATTCACTGTATGATGAGGGATTGAGAATCGTCTACATATCTGTTGATAATTCGTATGGTGATGAACAAAGAGAGATGGTTGAGACACTTAAGCTAACCGGCCCGGTAATTCATGACCGCTTAGGTATTGTCGCCCGGAGATACGAATTCACAAGAGCTCTTCCCTATACTGTCTACATAAACCGCCTGGGACAGGTTTCATATATCTCTCAGGGGTACACGCCGGAAATGAATGCAGCTCTTTTGGAAAAAATAGATCATATTTTAAACCCTTAG